A genomic stretch from Deltaproteobacteria bacterium includes:
- a CDS encoding thiolase family protein has product MTAYLVSAARTPIGGFGGALASLSAPELGAAALRAVVARAGVPPEAVEQVIMGNVIAAGVGQAPARQAGLGAGIPRAHGALTVNKVCGSGLMAVMLAAQAIRLGEAQLIAAGGMESMSRAPYLLPQARHGHRLGHGRVVDAMILDGLWDPYNDFHMGNAAERTARALGIGREVQDRFAAESYRRAQAALAEGRFAAEIAPVTVADRRGPTAVDTDEGPARADFARMPQLRPAFEPDGTITAANASTIADGAAAVIVASEDAIRRHGLTPRARIVASAVAGRAPEEFPVAPIDAVRKVLTGAGLTTPDVDLFEVNEAFAVVVLAAIAELGLDPARVNVHGGAIALGHPIGASGARVLVTLLHALEQHGLRRGLATLCLGGGEAVAMVIDRTV; this is encoded by the coding sequence ATGACCGCCTATCTCGTCAGCGCGGCGCGCACGCCGATCGGCGGGTTCGGCGGCGCCCTCGCCTCGCTCTCCGCGCCCGAGCTCGGGGCGGCGGCGCTGCGCGCGGTCGTCGCGCGCGCGGGGGTCCCGCCCGAGGCGGTCGAGCAGGTGATCATGGGCAACGTGATCGCCGCCGGCGTCGGGCAGGCGCCGGCCCGCCAGGCGGGGCTCGGCGCCGGCATCCCGCGGGCTCACGGCGCGCTCACCGTGAACAAGGTGTGCGGCTCGGGCCTCATGGCGGTCATGCTGGCGGCCCAAGCCATCCGCCTCGGCGAAGCCCAGCTGATTGCCGCCGGCGGCATGGAGAGCATGAGCCGCGCGCCGTATCTCCTGCCCCAGGCGCGCCACGGGCACCGGCTCGGCCACGGCCGGGTGGTCGATGCAATGATCCTCGATGGCCTCTGGGACCCGTACAACGACTTCCACATGGGCAACGCCGCCGAACGGACCGCTCGCGCCCTCGGCATCGGGCGCGAGGTGCAGGACCGCTTCGCCGCCGAGAGCTACCGCCGGGCGCAGGCGGCGCTCGCCGAGGGCCGCTTCGCCGCCGAGATCGCGCCCGTCACCGTGGCGGACCGCCGCGGGCCGACCGCGGTCGACACCGACGAGGGGCCGGCGCGCGCCGACTTCGCCCGCATGCCGCAGCTGCGACCTGCCTTCGAGCCCGACGGCACGATCACCGCCGCCAACGCCTCGACGATCGCCGACGGGGCGGCCGCCGTCATCGTCGCGAGCGAGGACGCCATCCGCCGCCACGGGCTAACGCCGCGGGCGCGCATCGTCGCATCCGCCGTGGCGGGTCGGGCGCCCGAGGAGTTCCCGGTGGCCCCGATCGACGCCGTCCGCAAGGTGCTGACGGGGGCCGGGCTCACCACGCCCGACGTCGACCTCTTCGAGGTGAACGAGGCCTTTGCGGTGGTGGTGCTGGCGGCCATCGCGGAGCTCGGCCTCGATCCGGCGCGCGTCAACGTCCACGGCGGTGCCATCGCCCTCGGCCACCCGATCGGTGCGAGCGGCGCCCGCGTCCTGGTGACGCTGCTGCATGCCCTCGAGCAGCACGGGCTCCGCCGCGGGCTCGCGACGCTCTGCCTCGGCGGCGGCGAGGCGGTGGCGATGGTGATCGACCGGACGGTTTGA
- a CDS encoding fumarylacetoacetate hydrolase family protein — translation MSVRLANVKGRASVLLGGRLVDVERASGGRFPADPMAAVQRWDAFVEWARGLREGDAEAPLNEVDLGPPVPRPAKVFAIGLNYREHAGEAGLELPKTPMVFTKFPSCLVGPRAPVVLSSAYVDWEVELVVVIGRRGDRIPAVRALDHVAGYTIGQDISDRRLQFSDKPPQFCLGKSINTFGPIGPAVVSLDAFPDANDLALACDVSGAPMQAARTSDMIFAVPELVAYLSSLCTLEPGDLIFTGTPSGVGSTRSPRRYLTEGDEIVSRIEHIGTMVNPCVARRAEG, via the coding sequence ATGAGCGTCCGGCTGGCGAACGTCAAGGGACGGGCGAGCGTGCTCCTCGGCGGGCGGCTGGTCGACGTGGAGCGGGCCTCCGGGGGACGGTTCCCTGCCGATCCGATGGCCGCCGTCCAGCGCTGGGACGCGTTCGTCGAGTGGGCGCGCGGGCTCCGCGAGGGCGACGCGGAGGCGCCGCTCAACGAGGTCGACCTCGGGCCTCCGGTGCCGCGCCCCGCCAAGGTGTTCGCGATCGGCCTCAACTATCGCGAGCACGCCGGGGAAGCCGGCCTGGAGCTGCCCAAGACGCCGATGGTCTTCACGAAGTTCCCGAGCTGCCTGGTCGGGCCCCGGGCTCCGGTGGTGCTCTCGTCGGCGTACGTCGACTGGGAGGTCGAGCTGGTGGTGGTGATCGGCCGCCGCGGCGATCGCATCCCGGCGGTCCGCGCGCTCGACCACGTCGCCGGCTACACGATCGGCCAGGACATCTCCGACCGGCGGCTGCAGTTCAGCGACAAGCCGCCGCAGTTCTGCCTCGGCAAGTCGATCAACACCTTCGGGCCGATCGGCCCCGCCGTCGTGTCGCTCGACGCCTTCCCCGACGCGAACGACCTGGCGCTCGCCTGCGACGTCTCCGGCGCGCCGATGCAGGCGGCGCGCACGAGCGACATGATCTTCGCGGTCCCGGAGCTGGTGGCGTATCTCTCGAGCCTGTGCACGCTCGAGCCGGGCGACCTCATCTTCACGGGCACGCCGAGCGGCGTCGGCTCGACGCGGAGCCCGCGCCGCTACCTCACGGAGGGCGACGAGATCGTCAGCCGCATCGAGCACATCGGGACGATGGTCAACCCGTGCGTCGCGCGCCGCGCGGAGGGGTGA
- a CDS encoding SCP2 sterol-binding domain-containing protein, whose amino-acid sequence MMQLFFMHVGSFVAVILYFTLAGRAEYSPAGVRAALLVALGIETAYIWLARRAGELKQFDAGLWALFAIGSLAASAGVRPVASLFEHYSPALLFTTLGLTAVVPPLLGREPFTYYYARRQTPPWQQRLPEFAAINRVMTGYWVLVFFTAAGLAASAPTDWRFTALFPNLLTFGAGMTATWWLPLVYLKLFPPELPTAIEPLLMGMPLAFDRKAAGDGRAVIQFRVSGAEAGDYHVRVEGGRCRSFAGPAPAPDLVVHTPDTVWIRIARGELDGGRALQDGLYRVEGDLAVLAKMDEWFTPPRGARRTG is encoded by the coding sequence ATGATGCAGCTCTTCTTCATGCACGTCGGCAGCTTCGTCGCCGTGATCCTGTACTTCACGCTCGCGGGGCGGGCCGAGTATTCGCCCGCCGGCGTCCGCGCGGCTCTGCTGGTCGCGCTCGGCATCGAGACGGCCTACATCTGGCTCGCGCGACGCGCCGGCGAGCTCAAGCAGTTCGACGCCGGTCTCTGGGCGCTGTTCGCGATCGGCTCGCTCGCCGCCAGCGCCGGCGTCCGGCCGGTGGCGTCCCTGTTCGAGCACTACTCGCCGGCCCTCCTGTTCACGACGCTCGGCCTCACGGCGGTCGTTCCGCCCCTCCTCGGCCGCGAGCCCTTCACCTATTACTACGCTCGCCGCCAGACGCCGCCCTGGCAGCAGCGGTTGCCCGAGTTCGCCGCCATCAACCGCGTGATGACCGGCTACTGGGTGCTCGTCTTCTTCACCGCCGCGGGGCTGGCGGCCTCCGCACCCACCGACTGGCGCTTCACGGCCCTCTTCCCGAACCTGCTGACCTTCGGAGCGGGGATGACGGCGACCTGGTGGCTGCCGCTGGTCTATCTGAAGCTGTTTCCGCCCGAGCTGCCGACCGCCATCGAGCCCTTGCTCATGGGCATGCCGCTCGCCTTCGACCGCAAGGCGGCGGGCGACGGCCGCGCGGTCATCCAGTTCCGGGTGAGCGGCGCGGAGGCGGGCGACTATCATGTCCGCGTCGAGGGCGGGAGATGCCGGAGCTTCGCGGGCCCCGCGCCGGCACCCGACCTCGTCGTCCACACGCCCGACACCGTCTGGATCCGCATCGCGCGCGGCGAGCTCGACGGCGGACGGGCGCTGCAGGACGGGCTCTACCGCGTCGAGGGCGACCTCGCCGTGCTCGCCAAGATGGACGAGTGGTTCACCCCTCCGCGCGGCGCGCGACGCACGGGTTGA
- a CDS encoding FAD-dependent monooxygenase yields the protein MTGQAFDLVTVGGGIGGAALARATAEQGARVLVLERERRFTDRVRGEALMPWGVAEARALGVDPLLRATCGHELPSFELFMGGVEIVRRDLVATTVPAAPVLAFYHPAMQEVLLDAATRAGAVVERGARVSSVAPGPEPSVAFELGGHVEEVRARLVVGADGRGSQMRKWAGFTVRRDPERLLFSGVLLDGVPVADDAAYIMFNPAVGRISLLFPQGSGRVRAYVGYHKDADPPRGQQHDLARFVDESVRAGVERALYAAARPAGPLALFEGADAWVDHPYRDGVALVGDAAATSDPTWGQGISLTLRDVRTLRDRLLAGEDWSAAGHAYAAEHDRYYAAVHRVDGWFADVFMEVGPQADERRARALPLIAADQTRIPDVPFSGPEQPADEAARRRFFGEE from the coding sequence ATGACCGGGCAGGCATTCGATCTCGTGACCGTCGGCGGAGGCATCGGCGGCGCCGCGCTCGCCCGGGCGACGGCCGAGCAGGGGGCGCGCGTCCTCGTGCTCGAGCGCGAGCGGCGGTTCACCGACCGCGTACGCGGCGAGGCGCTGATGCCGTGGGGCGTCGCCGAGGCGCGGGCGCTCGGCGTCGACCCACTCCTGCGCGCCACCTGCGGCCACGAGCTCCCCTCGTTCGAGCTGTTCATGGGCGGCGTCGAGATCGTGCGTCGCGACCTGGTGGCCACCACCGTCCCGGCGGCACCGGTGCTCGCCTTCTACCATCCGGCCATGCAGGAGGTGCTGCTCGACGCGGCAACCCGCGCCGGGGCCGTGGTCGAGCGCGGCGCGCGCGTCTCGAGCGTGGCGCCGGGACCCGAGCCGAGTGTCGCGTTCGAGCTCGGCGGACACGTCGAGGAGGTGCGAGCGCGCCTGGTGGTCGGCGCCGACGGTCGCGGCTCGCAGATGCGGAAATGGGCGGGCTTCACGGTGCGCCGCGATCCCGAGCGGCTCCTCTTCTCCGGCGTGCTCCTCGACGGCGTTCCGGTGGCCGACGACGCGGCGTATATCATGTTCAACCCGGCCGTCGGCCGCATCTCGCTCCTCTTTCCCCAGGGCAGCGGCCGCGTGCGCGCCTACGTCGGCTACCACAAGGACGCCGATCCACCGCGCGGGCAGCAGCATGATCTCGCGCGGTTCGTCGACGAGTCGGTCCGTGCCGGCGTCGAGCGGGCGCTCTACGCCGCGGCGCGGCCGGCGGGGCCGCTCGCCCTCTTCGAGGGTGCGGATGCGTGGGTGGACCATCCGTATCGGGACGGCGTCGCCCTCGTCGGCGACGCGGCCGCGACCAGCGACCCGACCTGGGGCCAGGGCATATCACTCACGCTGCGCGACGTGCGGACGCTCCGCGACCGGCTGCTTGCCGGCGAGGACTGGAGCGCGGCCGGGCACGCCTACGCCGCCGAGCACGACCGCTACTACGCCGCCGTCCACCGCGTCGACGGCTGGTTCGCGGACGTCTTCATGGAGGTCGGGCCCCAGGCCGACGAGCGGCGGGCGCGCGCGTTGCCCCTCATCGCCGCCGACCAGACGCGCATCCCCGACGTCCCGTTCTCCGGGCCCGAGCAGCCCGCGGACGAGGCGGCGCGCCGCCGCTTCTTCGG